Proteins co-encoded in one Populus trichocarpa isolate Nisqually-1 chromosome 10, P.trichocarpa_v4.1, whole genome shotgun sequence genomic window:
- the LOC7498053 gene encoding protein argonaute 10, with protein sequence MPIRQMKESSEQHLVIKTHMQNSINQPQKHHKTAQNGKGPPQPLQESSNTKPQNQTSPPAKNRGRRRGRGGRKSDQGDVCMRPCSRPCTVVHKPVVNPIGDLLSTTSSGPIETGKNVCEMEMGPGFPTSSKSLSFARRPGYGQVGSKCIVKANHFFAELPDKDLNQYDVTITPEVASRTVNRAIMAELVRLYKESDLGMRLPAYDGRKSLYTAGKLPFAWKEFAIKLVDAQDGISGPKREREYKVVIKFVARANMYHLSQFLAGKHADAPQEALQILDIVLRELSTKRYCPVGRSFFSPDIRAPQRLGDGLESWCGFYQSIRPTQMGLSLNIDMASAAFIEPLPVIEFVAQLLGKDVLSRPLSDSDRVKIKKGLRGVKVEVTHRGSVRRKYRVSGLTSQPTRELVFPVDDNSTMKSVVEYFQEMYGFTIQHAHLPCLQVGNQKKANYLPMEACKIVEGQRYTKRLNERQITALLKVTCQRPRDRENDILQTVQNNAYDQDPYAKEFGIKISEKLASVEARILPAPWLKYHETGKEKDCLPQVGQWNMMNKKMINGMTVSRWACINFSRSVQESVARGFCNELAQMCQVSGMEFNSEPVIPIYNARPEHVEKALKHVYHASTNRTKGKELELLLAILPDNNGSLYGDLKRICETDLGLITQCCLSKHVFKISKQYLANVSLKINVKMGGRNTVLLDAISCRIPLVSDIPTIIFGADVTHPENGEDSSPSIAAVVASQDWPEVTKYAGLVCAQAHRQELIQDLYKTWQDPVRGTVSGGMIRDLLISFRKATGQKPLRIIFYRDGVSEGQFYQVLLYELDAIRKACASLEPNYQPPVTFIVVQKRHHTRLFANNHRDRTSTDKSGNILPGTVVDSKICHPTEFDFYLCSHAGIQGTSRPAHYHVLWDENNFTADGIQSLTNNLCYTYARCTRSVSVVPPAYYAHLAAFRARFYTEPVMHETGSAGSGAGHGAKGTRTGESGVRPLPALKENVKRVMFYC encoded by the exons ATGCCTATAAGGCAAATGAAAGAGAGCTCAGAGCAGCACTTAGTGATAAAAACTCACATGCAGAACTCCATAAACCAACCTCAAAAACACCACAAAACTGCTCAAAATGGCAAAGGACCACCACAACCACTCCAAGAAAGTTCCAACACTAAACCCCAAAACCAGACCTCACCTCCTGCAAAGAATAGAGGGAGAAGGAGAGGCAGAGGTGGTAGAAAGTCTGATCAAGGAGATGTATGTATGAGGCCTTGTTCAAGGCCTTGTACCGTAGTACATAAACCTGTTGTGAATCCAATTGGTGATCTCCTGTCAACTACTTCAAGCGGGCCTATTGAGACTGGTAAAAATGTTTGTGAAATGGAGATGGGTCCGGGGTTCCCAACCTCAAGCAAGTCTTTGAGTTTCGCGCGTAGGCCTGGTTATGGTCAAGTTGGTAGTAAGTGTATTGTTAAGGCCAACCATTTCTTTGCAGAGTTACCAGACAAGGACTTGAACCAGTATGAT GTTACTATAACTCCTGAAGTGGCATCAAGAACTGTGAACAGAGCTATTATGGCAGAGCTCGTGAGGCTTTACAAAGAATCTGATTTAGGAATGCGACTGCCTGCTTATGATGGCAGAAAGAGCTTGTACACAGCTGGTAAGCTTCCGTTTGCTTGGAAGGAGTTCGCTATTAAGCTTGTTGATGCACAGGATGGTATCAGTGGTCCCAA gagagagagagaatacaAAGTGGTGATCAAGTTTGTTGCAAGGGCAAACATGTATCATTTGAGTCAATTCTTAGCTGGAAAACATGCTGATGCTCCGCAGGAAGCTCTACAGATTCTTGACATTGTACTGAGAGAGCTCTCTACAAAGAG GTATTGCCCTGTTGGAAGATCCTTTTTTTCACCCGATATAAGAGCACCACAGCGACTAGGTGATGGCTTGGAATCCTGGTGCGGATTTTACCAGAGTATAAGACCGACTCAAATGGGACTGTCCTTAAACATTG ATATGGCCTCGGCAGCATTCATTGAGCCTCTTCCTGTGATAGAGTTTGTCGCTCAGCTTCTAGGCAAAGATGTATTGTCAAGGCCATTGTCTGATTCTGATCGAGTGAAG ATTAAAAAAGGTCTAAGAGGAGTGAAAGTTGAAGTAACTCACAGAGGGAGTGTACGAAGAAAGTATCGTGTCTCGGGCTTGACATCTCAGCCTACAAGAGAACTTGT GTTTCCTGTTGATGATAACTCGACAATGAAGTCAGTCGTTGAATACTTCCAAGAGATGTATGGCTTCACCATTCAACATGCACATCTACCTTGCCTTCAGGTTGGAAACCAGAAGAAAGCAAATTATCTACCCATGGAG GCTTGCAAAATTGTGGAGGGGCAACGGTATACAAAACGGTTGAATGAGAGGCAAATTACTGCCCTTCTAAAAGTTACATGTCAAAGACCCCGGGATCGGGAAAATGACATTTTGCAG ACTGTTCAGAATAATGCTTATGATCAAGACCCCTACGCGAAGGAGTTTGGGATCAAAATCAGTGAAAAGCTTGCTTCTGTTGAGGCTCGAATTCTCCCTGCCCCTTGG CTGAAATATCATGAaactggaaaagaaaaggattgctTGCCTCAAGTGGGGCAATGGAATATGATGAACAAG AAAATGATTAATGGAATGACTGTAAGCCGGTGGGCATGTATTAACTTCTCAAGGAGTGTGCAAGAGAGTGTTGCTCGTGGCTTTTGCAATGAACTTGCCCAAATGTGTCAAGTTTCTGGAATG gAGTTCAATTCAGAGCCTGTGATCCCTATCTACAATGCCAGGCCTGAGCATGTAGAGAAAGCTTTGAAGCACGTCTATCATGCATCCACAAACAGAACCAAAGGAAAAGAGCTAGAGCTTCTCTTAGCTATTCTACCTGACAACAATGGGTCCCTATATG GTGATCTGAAGCGAATATGCGAAACTGATCTTGGTTTAATAACTCAATGCTGTCTCTCGAAACATGTGTTCAAGATCAGTAAGCAGTACTTGGCAAATGTGTCCCTCAAGATCAATGTAAAG ATGGGTGGTAGAAATACTGTCCTTTTAGATGCTATCAGCTGCAGAATACCATTAGTTAGCGACATACCAACCATTATTTTTGGAGCAGATGTGACTCACCCAGAGAATGGAGAGGACTCAAGCCCCTCAATAGCTGCT GTGGTGGCTTCTCAGGACTGGCCTGAAGTAACAAAATATGCTGGACTAGTTTGTGCTCAAGCTCACAGACAGGAACTCATACAGGACTTGTACAAAACATGGCAAGATCCTGTTCGTGGTACTGTTAGCGGTGGCATGATCAG AGATCTTCTGATTTCTTTCAGGAAAGCAACTGGACAAAAGCCGCTAAGGATCATATTTTACAG GGATGGTGTTAGTGAAGGACAATTTTATCAAGTTCTGCTTTATGAGTTGGATGCGATTCGGAAG GCCTGTGCGTCTTTGGAGCCAAATTATCAGCCACCAGTAACTTTCATAGTTGTACAAAAACGTCACCACACTAGATTGTTTGCTAACAACCATAGGGACAGGACTAGCACAGACAAGAGTGGAAACATACTGCCTG GCACTGTGGTTGATTCTAAAATCTGTCATCCAACAGAGTTTGACTTCTATCTCTGTAGCCATGCTGGTATTCAG GGGACAAGTAGGCCAGCGCACTATCATGTTTTGTGGGATGAGAACAACTTCACAGCCGATGGAATCCAGTCTTTGACGAATAATCTCTGCTACACATATGCTAGGTGCACTCGCTCCGTTTCAGTAG TTCCTCCGGCATACTATGCACATTTAGCTGCATTTCGTGCTCGATTTTACACGGAGCCAGTAATGCACGAGACTGGCTCAGCAGGCAGTGGTGCTGGCCATGGTGCTAAGGGAACACGAACAGGAGAATCTGGTGTCCGGCCACTGCCGGCCTTGAAAGAGAATGTAAAGAGAGTAATGTTTTATTGTTAG